A genomic window from Lotus japonicus ecotype B-129 chromosome 1, LjGifu_v1.2 includes:
- the LOC130728758 gene encoding heat shock cognate 70 kDa protein-like, with amino-acid sequence MAKNGEGCAIGIDLGTTYSCVAVWLEQHGRVEIIHNDQGNKITPSFVAFTDDQRLIGDAAKNQAATNPENTVFDAKRLIGRKYSDPIIKNDMMLWPFKVIAGDNDKPMIVVKYHGKEKHLFVEEISSMVLTKMREIAEAYLESPVKNAVITVPAYFNDSQRKATIDAGVIAGLNVMRIINEPTAAAIAYGLDKRTNCKKKRNIFIFDLGGGTFDVSLLTIKGKEFKVKATAGNTHLGGEDFDNRMVEYFVEEFRRKSKLDISGNPKALRRLRSACERAKRTLSWTTCTTVEVDCLFQGIDFCSSITRSRFEELNMDLFEECMETVDRCLNDAKIDKCKVHDIVLVGGSSRIPKVKELLDDFFKGKSLCKSINPDEAVAYGAAVQAALLSKGIKNVPDLVLYDVTPLSLGIWATRGIMSVVIPRNTTIPVKKTKCYLTNLDNQFSVRIRVYEGERARASDNNLLGSFDLSGLPPAPRGHPFHVCFAIDENGILCVSAKEKTTGSKNEITITNGRGRLSAHEIKKFIQEAESFQAEDKKFLRKANAMNSLDDYIYKMRKALKNDYINSKLSSDEKEKISSAITKATSLLDGGNNKPGEIEVLEDYAKEIKSMFEPIVGKIDLFFSFY; translated from the exons ATGGCCAAAAATGGTGAGGGATGTGCCATAGGAATTGACCTAGGCACCACTTACTCGTGTGTTGCAGTTTGGTTGGAGCAACATGGCAGAGTAGAGATCATTCACAATGACCAAGGAAACAAAATTACTCCCTCCTTTGTTGCTTTCACAGATGATCAAAGATTGATTGGTGATGCTGCTAAGAATCAGGCTGCAACAAACCCTGAAAACACTGTCTTTG ATGCTAAGAGGTTAATTGGTAGGAAGTATAGTGATCCCATTATCAAAAATGATATGATGTTATGGCCATTCAAGGTTATTGCGGGTGACAATGACAAACCCATGATTGTTGTTAAGTATCATGGTAAGGAGAAGCATCTTTTTGTTGAGGAAATATCATCCATGGTTCTCACAAAGATGCGAGAGATTGCAGAGGCATATCTGGAGTCACCGGTTAAGAATGCAGTAATCACTGTGCCGGCCTATTTCAATGACTCTCAGCGTAAAGCGACTATAGATGCGGGTGTTATTGCTGGCCTCAATGTTATGCGGATAATCAATGAACCCACAGCTGCAGCTATTGCATATGGACTTGACAAGAGAACTAATTGTAAGAAAAAGCGAAATATTTTCATCTTTGACCTTGGAGGTGGTACTTTTGATGTGTCTCTCCTTACAATTAAAGGGAAGGAATTCAAAGTCAAAGCCACTGCAGGAAATACTCACTTAGGAGGAGAGGACTTTGATAACAGAATGGTGGAATACTTTGTAGAAGAGTTTAGAAGGAAGAGCAAATTGGATATCAGTGGAAATCCTAAAGCCCTAAGAAGGTTGAGAAGTGCTTGCGAGAGGGCGAAAAGGACACTCTCATGGACTACATGTACCACAGTTGAGGTAGATTGTTTGTTTCAGGGCATTGATTTTTGTTCATCAATCACTCGTTCAAGGTTTGAGGAACTTAACATGGACCTCTTTGAAGAGTGTATGGAGACAGTGGATAGGTGCCTCAATGATGCTAAGATTGACAAGTGCAAAGTGCATGATATTGTCCTTGTTGGTGGATCTTCTAGGATTccgaaagtgaaggagttatTGGATGATTTTTTCAAGGGGAAGAGTCTGTGCAAGAGTATCAATCCTGACGAGGCCGTTGCTTACGGTGCAGCTGTCCAGGCTGCTTTGTTGAGCAAAGGCATTAAGAATGTTCCTGACTTGGTGCTCTATGATGTTACACCGCTGTCTCTTGGTATTTGGGCAACAAGAGGTATCATGAGTGTGGTGATTCCAAGGAATACTACTATTCCTGTAAAGAAGACAAAATGTTACTTGACAAATCTAGATAACCAATTCAGTGTCCGGATTCGGGTTTATGAGGGCGAGAGAGCTAGAGCAAGTGATAACAATTTGCTCGGTTCCTTTGATCTTTCTGGCCTCCCTCCTGCTCCTCGTGGCCATCCTTTTCATGTATGCTTTGCTATAGATGAAAATGGCATTCTATGTGTTTCCGCTAAGGAAAAAACCACTGGCAGTAAGAATGAAATCACCATAACCAATGGCAGAGGGAGGCTATCGGCCCATGAAATTAAAAAGTTTATTCAAGAAGCTGAGAGTTTCCAGGCTGAAGACAAGAAATTCCTTAGAAAGGCCAATGCAATGAATTCTTTGGATGATTACATCTACAAGATGAGGAAAGCTTTGAAGAATGATTATATTAATTCAAAGCTTAGCTCAGATGAAAAGGAGAAGATCAGTTCTGCAATCACAAAGGCTACAAGTTTGCTTGATGGTGGTAACAATAAGCCAGGTGAAATAGAGGTGCTTGAGGATTATGCAAAGGAGATTAAGAGCATGTTTGAACCCATTGTAGGCAAAATTGACTTGTTCTTTTCATTTTACTAG